A DNA window from Mastomys coucha isolate ucsf_1 unplaced genomic scaffold, UCSF_Mcou_1 pScaffold21, whole genome shotgun sequence contains the following coding sequences:
- the Hrc gene encoding sarcoplasmic reticulum histidine-rich calcium-binding protein isoform X2, whose amino-acid sequence MGFQGPWLHTCLLWATVTILLVPPVVTQELRGAGLGLGNWNNNAGIPGSSEDLSTEFGHHIHRGYQGEKDRGHRDEDEDSSREYGHQVRDHRYPGHEAGEENVSEEVFRGHVRQLHRHRGHNDEDLGDSAENHFPRQSSHSHEDEDGIFSAEYHRHIPRHGHHGHEEEEEDDDDGGEEEERMHVMEDSDGKHQAHGHQSHTKERDEHHHAHSQRHQGHSVEDDDDDDDDDDDDDDDGVSTEHGHQAHRHQDRDEEEDGDSGEDSHAHRVQGREDERDDEDGDSGEYGHQTQDHQGHKVEHDDDDDDDDDDDEDNGEDSTEHGHQTQGHRKDEDEDESDEDDHHVSRHGHQGHEEEEEEEDDDDDDDDDDNDDDEEENGDGDSTEHVHQAHRHRGHEHKDNEDDSEEDYHHIPSHGHQSHQNEEEEDEAISTEHWHQSPRHAHHRLGSESQEEATVKYSHHVASHQPQGHSADKEVDSLEEHMNEVPGHHHHRVSRNGDEDISTEFGHKAPSHRLQDQDEWARLGHRESVQEGIGHQPLQPTGPRSGESRKEDDHSSQEGDEEPEQRQVHSEEEEEEEGHGLSVSQEDEEEEENDKKESKVDRAAVSAPLSHRRKQEEEEEEEEEEEEILEENLLPFTIIPNPLAGREVAREGSSEEESREVTGQQDAQEYENYQPGSLCGYCSFCNRCTECESCHCDEENMGEHCDQCKHCQFCYLCPLVCDTLCTPGSYVDYFSSSLYQALADMLETPEP is encoded by the exons ATGGGCTTCCAGGGGCCATGGTTGCACACTTGTCTCCTTTGGGCCACAGTGACCATCCTGCTGGTCCCTCCAGTGGTGACCCAGGAGCTGAGAGGAGCTGGGCTGGGTCTTGGCAACTGGAACAACAATGCAGGCATCCCTGGATCCTCAGAGGACCTGTCAACTGAGTTTGGCCACCACATCCACCGGGGCTATCAAGGTGAGAAGGACAGAGGCCACAGAGATGAGGATGAAGACTCCTCCAGGGAATATGGCCACCAGGTCAGAGACCACAGGTACCCTGGCCACGAGGCTGGGGAGGAGAATGTCTCCGAAGAGGTCTTCAGAGGACACGTTAGACAGCTTCACAGGCACCGGGGACACAATGATGAAGATTTAGGGGACTCTGCCGAGAACCACTTCCCCAGACAGAGTAGCCACAGCCATGAAGATGAGGATGGCATTTTCTCTGCTGAGTATCACCGTCACATCCCCAGGCATGGCCACCATGGCCacgaagaggaagaagaagatgatgatgatggaggagaagaggaggagaggatgcACGTGATGGAGGACTCTGATGGTAAGCACCAGGCCCATGGTCACCAGAGCCACACAAAGGAGAGAGATGAACACCATCATGCCCACAGCCAGAGGCACCAAGGCCACAGTgttgaagatgatgatgatgatgatgatgatgatgatgatgatgatgatgatggtgtctCCACCGAGCATGGACACCAAGCTCACAGACATCAGGACCGTGACGAGGAAGAGGATGGGGACTCAGGTGAAGACAGTCATGCTCACAGAGTTCAAGGCCGAGAAGATGAACGTGATGATGAAGATGGTGACTCTGGTGAATATGGACACCAGACCCAGGACCACCAAGGCCACAAAGTagaacatgatgatgatgatgatgatgatgatgatgatgatgaagacaaCGGCGAAGACTCCACTGAGCACGGTCATCAGACTCAAGGCCACAGGAaggatgaagatgaggatgagTCAGATGAAGATGATCATCATGTCTCCAGGCATGGACACCAAGgccatgaagaagaagaagaagaagaagatgatgatgatgatgatgatgatgacgacaacgatgatgatgaggaggagaatGGTGATGGTGACTCTACTGAGCATGTGCACCAAGCCCACAGACACAGAGGCCATGAGCACAAAGACAATGAGGATGACTCAGAAGAAGACTACCATCATATCCCCAGCCATGGCCACCAAAGCCAccaaaatgaggaagaggaggatgaggccATATCCACCGAACACTGGCACCAGTCTCCCAGACATGCTCACCATCGTCTTGGAAGTGAGAGTCAAGAAGAGGCAACAGTCAAGTACAGCCACCATGTTGCAAGCCACCAACCCCAAGGCCACAGTGCTGACAAGGAGGTGGACTCTCTAGAAGAACATATGAATGAAGTCCCTGGCCATCACCACCACAGAGTCTCCAGGAATGGCGATGAAGACATTTCTACTGAGTTTGGCCACAAAGCCCCCAGCCACAGGCTACAAGATCAAGATGAATGGGCTAGGCTGGGTCACAGAGAATCTGTTCAGGAAGGGATTGGTCATCAGCCCCTGCAGCCCACAGGGCCCCGATCTGGAGAATCAAGGAAGGAAGATGACCACAGTTCTCAAGAGGGAGATGAAGAACCAGAGCAGAGACAAGTCCatagtgaggaggaggaggaagaggagggccaTGGCCTCTCCGTGAgccaggaagatgaagaggaggaagagaatgataaGAAAGAGAGCAAGGTAGACAGGGCCGCAGTTTCGGCTCCACTGAGCCATCgtaggaagcaggaggaggaggaggaagaggaggaggaggaggaagagatccTGGAGGAAAACCTGCTACCTTTCACCATTATCCCAAACCCACTTGCTGGGAGGGAGGTGGCCAGAGAAGGCTCCAGTGAGGAGGAGAGCCGTGAAGTCACAG GTCAGCAGGATGCCCAGGAGTATGAGAATTACCAGCCAGGGTCCTTGTGTGGCTATTGTTCTTTCTGCAAT CGATGTACTGAATGTGAAAGCTGTCACTGTGATGAGGAGAACATGGGGGAACACTGTGACCAGTGTAAG CACTGCCAGTTCTGCTACCTCTGCCCGCTGGTCTGCGACACACTCTGCACTCCAG gAAGCTACGTTGactatttctcttcctctctgtatcA AGCCCTGGCTGACATGCTCGAGACTCCAGAGCCCTGA
- the Hrc gene encoding sarcoplasmic reticulum histidine-rich calcium-binding protein isoform X1, with translation MGFQGPWLHTCLLWATVTILLVPPVVTQELRGAGLGLGNWNNNAGIPGSSEDLSTEFGHHIHRGYQGEKDRGHRDEDEDSSREYGHQVRDHRYPGHEAGEENVSEEVFRGHVRQLHRHRGHNDEDLGDSAENHFPRQSSHSHEDEDGIFSAEYHRHIPRHGHHGHEEEEEDDDDGGEEEERMHVMEDSDGKHQAHGHQSHTKERDEHHHAHSQRHQGHSVEDDDDDDDDDDDDDDDGVSTEHGHQAHRHQDRDEEEDGDSGEDSHAHRVQGREDERDDEDGDSGEYGHQTQDHQGHKVEHDDDDDDDDDDDEDNGEDSTEHGHQTQGHRKDEDEDESDEDDHHVSRHGHQGHEEEEEEEDDDDDDDDDDNDDDEEENGDGDSTEHVHQAHRHRGHEHKDNEDDSEEDYHHIPSHGHQSHQNEEEEDEAISTEHWHQSPRHAHHRLGSESQEEATVKYSHHVASHQPQGHSADKEVDSLEEHMNEVPGHHHHRVSRNGDEDISTEFGHKAPSHRLQDQDEWARLGHRESVQEGIGHQPLQPTGPRSGESRKEDDHSSQEGDEEPEQRQVHSEEEEEEEGHGLSVSQEDEEEEENDKKESKVDRAAVSAPLSHRRKQEEEEEEEEEEEEILEENLLPFTIIPNPLAGREVAREGSSEEESREVTGQQDAQEYENYQPGSLCGYCSFCNRCTECESCHCDEENMGEHCDQCKHCQFCYLCPLVCDTLCTPEPWLTCSRLQSPDLAAGKSWIYFSE, from the exons ATGGGCTTCCAGGGGCCATGGTTGCACACTTGTCTCCTTTGGGCCACAGTGACCATCCTGCTGGTCCCTCCAGTGGTGACCCAGGAGCTGAGAGGAGCTGGGCTGGGTCTTGGCAACTGGAACAACAATGCAGGCATCCCTGGATCCTCAGAGGACCTGTCAACTGAGTTTGGCCACCACATCCACCGGGGCTATCAAGGTGAGAAGGACAGAGGCCACAGAGATGAGGATGAAGACTCCTCCAGGGAATATGGCCACCAGGTCAGAGACCACAGGTACCCTGGCCACGAGGCTGGGGAGGAGAATGTCTCCGAAGAGGTCTTCAGAGGACACGTTAGACAGCTTCACAGGCACCGGGGACACAATGATGAAGATTTAGGGGACTCTGCCGAGAACCACTTCCCCAGACAGAGTAGCCACAGCCATGAAGATGAGGATGGCATTTTCTCTGCTGAGTATCACCGTCACATCCCCAGGCATGGCCACCATGGCCacgaagaggaagaagaagatgatgatgatggaggagaagaggaggagaggatgcACGTGATGGAGGACTCTGATGGTAAGCACCAGGCCCATGGTCACCAGAGCCACACAAAGGAGAGAGATGAACACCATCATGCCCACAGCCAGAGGCACCAAGGCCACAGTgttgaagatgatgatgatgatgatgatgatgatgatgatgatgatgatgatggtgtctCCACCGAGCATGGACACCAAGCTCACAGACATCAGGACCGTGACGAGGAAGAGGATGGGGACTCAGGTGAAGACAGTCATGCTCACAGAGTTCAAGGCCGAGAAGATGAACGTGATGATGAAGATGGTGACTCTGGTGAATATGGACACCAGACCCAGGACCACCAAGGCCACAAAGTagaacatgatgatgatgatgatgatgatgatgatgatgatgaagacaaCGGCGAAGACTCCACTGAGCACGGTCATCAGACTCAAGGCCACAGGAaggatgaagatgaggatgagTCAGATGAAGATGATCATCATGTCTCCAGGCATGGACACCAAGgccatgaagaagaagaagaagaagaagatgatgatgatgatgatgatgatgacgacaacgatgatgatgaggaggagaatGGTGATGGTGACTCTACTGAGCATGTGCACCAAGCCCACAGACACAGAGGCCATGAGCACAAAGACAATGAGGATGACTCAGAAGAAGACTACCATCATATCCCCAGCCATGGCCACCAAAGCCAccaaaatgaggaagaggaggatgaggccATATCCACCGAACACTGGCACCAGTCTCCCAGACATGCTCACCATCGTCTTGGAAGTGAGAGTCAAGAAGAGGCAACAGTCAAGTACAGCCACCATGTTGCAAGCCACCAACCCCAAGGCCACAGTGCTGACAAGGAGGTGGACTCTCTAGAAGAACATATGAATGAAGTCCCTGGCCATCACCACCACAGAGTCTCCAGGAATGGCGATGAAGACATTTCTACTGAGTTTGGCCACAAAGCCCCCAGCCACAGGCTACAAGATCAAGATGAATGGGCTAGGCTGGGTCACAGAGAATCTGTTCAGGAAGGGATTGGTCATCAGCCCCTGCAGCCCACAGGGCCCCGATCTGGAGAATCAAGGAAGGAAGATGACCACAGTTCTCAAGAGGGAGATGAAGAACCAGAGCAGAGACAAGTCCatagtgaggaggaggaggaagaggagggccaTGGCCTCTCCGTGAgccaggaagatgaagaggaggaagagaatgataaGAAAGAGAGCAAGGTAGACAGGGCCGCAGTTTCGGCTCCACTGAGCCATCgtaggaagcaggaggaggaggaggaagaggaggaggaggaggaagagatccTGGAGGAAAACCTGCTACCTTTCACCATTATCCCAAACCCACTTGCTGGGAGGGAGGTGGCCAGAGAAGGCTCCAGTGAGGAGGAGAGCCGTGAAGTCACAG GTCAGCAGGATGCCCAGGAGTATGAGAATTACCAGCCAGGGTCCTTGTGTGGCTATTGTTCTTTCTGCAAT CGATGTACTGAATGTGAAAGCTGTCACTGTGATGAGGAGAACATGGGGGAACACTGTGACCAGTGTAAG CACTGCCAGTTCTGCTACCTCTGCCCGCTGGTCTGCGACACACTCTGCACTCCAG AGCCCTGGCTGACATGCTCGAGACTCCAGAGCCCTGACCTGGCCGCTGGCAAGAGCTGGATCTACTTCTCTGAATAA